A window from Flammeovirgaceae bacterium encodes these proteins:
- a CDS encoding toxin-antitoxin system YwqK family antitoxin, translated as MKIPSIIALIIGISLVGNAQSLVTEHYATGREKAKGHMGQGLKTGEWHYYYPSGTPSAIENYKSGILHGQVTYFYPSGALLGKEQWKDGTLADSAFYYYENGRLDKKGKYLNGSYEGEWVHFFENGNVQRVLTYKDGLPEGKTMVYNESGTLVQEGGYHLGKEHGEWRFYSMDGILEYKGNYKNGEPSGVWYAYTKGKERVYKRYKN; from the coding sequence GTCGGGAATGCCCAATCCCTGGTAACGGAGCACTACGCCACCGGGCGCGAAAAGGCCAAAGGGCACATGGGGCAGGGCCTAAAAACGGGGGAGTGGCATTACTATTACCCATCGGGCACGCCCAGCGCCATTGAAAATTACAAAAGTGGCATTTTGCACGGCCAGGTAACTTATTTCTACCCTTCCGGGGCCCTTCTGGGAAAGGAGCAATGGAAGGATGGCACCCTGGCCGATTCCGCTTTTTATTATTATGAAAATGGAAGGCTGGACAAAAAGGGGAAATACCTGAATGGAAGCTATGAAGGCGAGTGGGTGCATTTTTTTGAAAATGGGAATGTGCAACGGGTGCTTACCTATAAGGATGGGCTGCCCGAGGGCAAAACGATGGTCTACAATGAATCCGGTACCCTTGTCCAGGAAGGGGGGTACCATTTAGGAAAGGAACATGGCGAATGGAGGTTCTACTCCATGGATGGCATACTGGAATATAAAGGGAACTATAAAAATGGGGAGCCATCCGGGGTATGGTATGCTTATACAAAGGGGAAGGAGAGGGTGTATAAGCGGTACAAAAATTAA